From the genome of Eucalyptus grandis isolate ANBG69807.140 chromosome 2, ASM1654582v1, whole genome shotgun sequence, one region includes:
- the LOC104433234 gene encoding mediator of RNA polymerase II transcription subunit 23-like, with translation MDQPPQRWSSASRAYQFHPSSAAINDLFNLYLVRNSHHRADDSVREPPNNAQKHVVDLPPQNDQFIVDFQQLQNQFADRDQLRSMTESVLISLVVQCSGHAPRAEFLLFALRSLCGIGYINWDTFLPSLLSSVSSAERDSVVSSLRQLCCKIILIGLDFNLKPVTHSDIFSHMLNWLVNWDQGQNRMDESDVIMSWRPDKALIEWLHSCLDVIWLLVEEDKCRVPFYELLRSGLQFIEDIPDDEALLTRILEIPRRRRDMMAMHMQMLDQHLHCPTFGTQRILTLITPNVSGEAVGNLRYSPITYPSVLGEPLNGEELATSKVRGSLDWERALRCIRHAIRTAPSPDWWKRVLLVAPCYRPSGQPPSPGAVFTSEMICEATIDRIIELLKLTNSEINCWSEWLIFSDIFFFLMKSGCIDFVDFVGKLVVRLTEGDQQILRTNHVTWLLAEIIRIELVVNALNSDSRKVETIRKILSFHREDRGSDPNNPRSILLDFISSCLTLRIWSLNTATREYLNNEQLQKGKQIDEWWRQVGKGDRMMDYMNMDERSIGMFWVVSYTMAQPAYDTVMNWLSSAGVTELLPGSNMPNERVMREVSPIPMTLISGFSMNLCLKLAFQMEEALFSNQVVPSIAMVETYTRLLLTAPHSLFRSHISHLAQRNPALLSKPGVTILLFEILNYRLLPLYRYQGKTKALMYDVTKIIAALKGKRGDHRVFRLTENLCMNVIFSLRDFFSVKREGKGPTEFTETLNRMTVITLAILIKTRGVADADHLLYVQTMLEQILATSQHTWSEKTLRYFPSVLRDALAGRIDKKGLVIQAWQQAETTVINQCTQLLSPSGEPNYVTTYISHSFPQHRQYLCAGAWILMRGHPENINTANLVRVLREFSPEEVTANIYTMVDVLLHQIQMELQHGHFMQDLLFKTSTNLAFLIWTHELLPLDILLLALIDRDDDPHALRIVISLLDRQELQQRVKQYILNRGPPEHWTYTGTFKRVELQKALGNHLSWKDRYPPFFDDIAARLLPVIPLIVYRLIENDAMDQAEAVLAVYSPFLAYHPFRFTFVRDILAYFYGHLPGKLIVRILKVLDLSKIPLSESFPQHISSSNPVMCPPLDYFATLLMGLVNHVIPPLSSDAKSVSVGDTSNNSARAPHNKALPAQPGQMSASEGQKAFYQIQDPGTHTQLVLETAVIELLSLPVSASQIVSSLVQIVANIQPTLIQSSNCLHGAPNGVGQGSVLPTSPSGGSTDSLGASRSTPSVSGLSTSNFVWGSAYACQQPSCLLIQACGLLLAQLPTEFHSQLYLEATRVIKDSWWLTDIKRSLAELDSAAGYALLDPTWAAQDNTPTAIGNIVALLHSFFSNLPQEWLDGAQAIIKHLRPITSVAMLRIAFRIMGPLLPRLANAHSLFNKILTLLLTTLVDVFGKNSQPSNHVEASEIKDLIDFLHHVVHYEGQGGPVQANSKPRPEVLALLGKASERLRPDVQHLFSHLKPDINTSIYAATHPKLAQNSGQ, from the exons ATGGATCAGCCGCCGCAGCGATggagctcggcctcgcgggcCTACCAGTTCCATCCGTCTAGCGCCGCCATCAACGATCTCTTCAACCTCTACTTAGTA AGGAACAGCCACCACCGAGCCGACGACTCCGTCCGCGAACCCCC GAATAATGCGCAGAAGCATGTCGTGGACCTTCCTCCTCAGAATGACCAGTTTATTGTGGACTTCCAGCAACTTCAAAACCAGTTTGCT GACCGAGATCAACTGCGATCCATGACAGAATCTGTTCTTATATCTTTGGTTGTACAGTGCAGTGGTCATGCACCACGTGCAGagtttcttctctttgctcTACGGAGCTTGTGTGGTATTGGTTACATTAACTGGGACACATTTCtgccttctcttctttcttcagtttCGTCAGCTGAAAGAGACAGTGTTGTGAGCAGCCTACGTCAGCTATGCTGCAAGATTATCTTGATAGGACTTGACTTCAATTTAAAACCGGTGACTCACTCTGACATATTCTCACATATGCTTAATTGGCTTGTTAATTGGGATCAAGGACAAAATAGAATGGATGAATCCGATGTCATCATGTCCTGGAGACCTGACAAGGCACTGATAGAATGGCTACACAGTTGTTTGGATGTGATCTGGCTATTGGTTGAGGAGGACAAATGTCGAGTGCCCTTTTATGAATTGCTACGCAGTGGCTTGCAGTTCATAGAGGACATACCGGATGATGAGGCCTTATTGACCCGTATCTTGGAGATCCCTAGGCGGAGGAGGGATATGATGGCAATGCACATGCAGATGTTAGATCAGCACCTTCATTGTCCTACATTTGGAACTCAAAGGATACTAACCCTCATTACTCCTAATGTGTCTGGTGAAGCAGTTGGAAACTTACGGTATTCCCCGATCACATATCCAAGTGTGCTTGGAGAACCACTAAACGGAGAG GAACTAGCAACGTCAAAGGTACGGGGAAGTTTGGATTGGGAAAGAGCATTGCGATGTATAAGACATGCTATTAGGACTGCTCCATCACCTGATTGGTGGAAGCGTGTGCTTTTGGTGGCTCCTTGCTATAGACCTTCAGGACAACCACCAAGTCCTGGTGCTGTTTTTACCTCTGAAATGATATGCGAGGCAACAATTGATAGGATTATCGAGCTATTGAAGTTGACAAATTCAG AGATAAATTGCTGGTCAGAGTGGCTCATCTTTTCAGATATCTTCTTTTTCCTAATGAAGAGTGGGTGTATcgattttgttgattttgtggGCAAACTAGTTGTGCGACTTACAGAAGGCGATCAACAAATTCTTCGTACAAATCATGTGACTTGGCTACTTGCTGAAATTATTCGAATCGAGCTCGTGGTAAATGCTTTGAATTCAGATTCTAGAAAG GTGGAGACAATCAGGAAGATTTTGTCATTTCATCGAGAAGACAGAGGCTCAGATCCTAATAATCCTCGAAGTATCCTACTTGATTTTATTAGCAGTTGTCTGACTTTACGAATTTGGTCACTGAATACAGCAACGAGGGAATATTTGAATAATGAGCAGCTTCAGAAAGGAAAGCAGATAGATGAATGGTGGAGGCAAGTGGGCAAAG GAGATCGCATGATGGACTACATGAATATGGATGAGAGATCAATAGGGATGTTTTGGGTTGTATCTTACACCATGGCTCAACCAGCTTATGACACGGTGATGAACTGGTTATCCTCTGCTGGAGTTACGGAATTATTACCAGGTTCTAATATGCCAAATGAGAGAGTAATGAGGGAAGTAAGCCCAATACCAATGACCCTAATCTCTGGGTTCTCAATGAACCTATGTTTAAAATTGGCGTTTCAGATGGAGGAGGCTTTATTTTCCAACCAG GTTGTGCCTAGTATTGCTATGGTGGAAACATATACCAGACTGCTGCTCACTGCCCCTCACTCATTATTTCGCTCTCACATCAGT CATTTGGCTCAGAGAAATCCGGCCTTGTTGAGTAAGCCCGGAGTTACAATTTtgctatttgaaattttgaactaTCGCTTACTTCCTCTCTACAG ATACCAAGGGAAAACCAAAGCTTTGATGTATGATGTCACGAAAATTATTGCTGCTCTCAAAGGGAAGCGTGGGGATCATCGTGTATTTAGATTGACTGAGAACTTATGCATGAATGTAATTTTCTCACTGAGAGATTTCTTTTCGGTGAAAAGGGAAGGGAAG GGTCCAACTGAATTTACTGAAACTCTGAATAGAATGACGGTCATTACCCTAGCAATACTCATTAAAACTCGTGGTGTTGCTGATGCTGATCACCTTCTATATGTTCAAACGATGCTAGAACAAATACTAGCAACTAGTCAACATACATGGTCGGAAAAGACACTACGCTATTTCCCTTCTGTGCTTCGCGATGCCTTGGCAGGGCGAATTGATAAGAAGGGCCTTGTCATTCAAGCATGGCAGCAG GCAGAGACAACAGTCATAAACCAATGCACCCAGCTTCTTTCGCCATCTGGAGAACCTAATTATGTGACAACCTATATTAGCCATAGTTTTCCTCAGCATCGTCAATATTTATGTGCTGGAGCGTGGATTCTGATGCGTGGGCATCCCGAAAACATTAACACTGCGAATCTG GTGCGTGTGTTGAGGGAGTTCTCTCCTGAGGAAGTGACTGCTAATATCTACACCATGGTGGatgttcttcttcatcaaattcaGATGGAACTTCAACATGGGCATTTTATGCAG GACCTCTTATTCAAAACAAGTACCAACCTTGCATTTCTGATTTGGACCCATGAGTTGCTTCCTTTGGACATACTACTACTGGCACTTATTGACCGTGATGATGACCCCCATGCCTTACGCATTGTG ATCAGCCTTCTTGACCGACAAGAACTTCAACAAAGAGTGAAACAATATATTTTGAATCGTGGACCTCCGGAACATTGGACTTACACTGGAACTTTTAAGCGTGTTGAACTGCAAAAAGCGCTTGGGAATCATCTCTCGTGGAAAGATCG GTATCCCCCATTTTTTGATGATATTGCAGCCCGGTTGCTTCCCGTGATCCCCCTTATTGTTTACAGACTGATTGAAAATGATGCCATGGATCAGGCTGAAGCAGTCCTGGCTGTTTACTCTCCATTTCTAGCTTATCACCCTTTTCGATTCACATTTGTTCGTGACATACTCGCATATTTCTATGGTCATCTTCCTGGGAAGCTCATTGTCCGAATTCTGAAAGTACTTGATCTTAGCAAG attCCACTTTCTGAGTCATTCCCACAACACATTAGTTCCTCAAATCCTGTCATGTGCCCACCTCTGGATTATTTTGCTACTCTGCTAATGGGTCTGGTCAACCATGTCATTCCTCCATTGAGTAGTGACGCAAAATCTGTTTCTGTTGGGGATACTTCAAACAATTCAGCTCGAGCCCCGCATAACAAAGCTTTGCCAGCCCAACCTGGCCAAATGAGTGCCTCAGAAGGTCAAAAGGCATTTTATCAAATTCAAGATCCCGGCACACACACTCAGCTGGTTCTTGAAACTGCTGTGATAGAGCTGCTTTCACTTCCTGTATCTGCATCTCAAATTGTGTCATCCCTAGTTCAAATTGTTGCTAACATCCAACCTACCCTAATTCAATCTAGTAATTGTCTGCATGGAGCTCCAAATGGCGTTGGACAAGGTTCAGTCCTACCAACTTCACCTTCAGGTGGAAGCACAGATTCCTTGGGTGCAAGCAGATCTACTCCTTCAGTTTCTGGTTTAAGTACCTCTAACTTTGTCTGGGGAAGTGCTTATGCATGTCAACAACCGTCTTGCTTGTTGATCCAAGCTTGTGGTCTTCTATTAGCTCAGCTTCCCACTGAATTTCACTCGCAACTTTATTTGGAGGCTACGCGCGTAATTAAGGACAGTTGGTGGCTGACTGATATAAAGAGGTCATTGGCTGAACTAGACTCTGCTGCTGGGTATGCATTGTTGGATCCAACTTGGGCTGCACAAGATAATACCCCAACTGCCATTG GTAACATAGTTGCGCTGCTTCATTCCTTCTTTAGTAATCTCCCGCAAGAATGGCTGGATGGGGCACAAGCAATCATCAAACACCTCAGACCAATTACATCCGTTGCAATGTTGAGAATAGCATTTCGTATAATGGGTCCATTGCTTCCAAGACTTGCCAATGCTCACTCCCTTTTCAACAAG ATACTTACATTGTTGTTAACCACATTGGTGGATGTCTTTGGGAAGAACTCACAACCCTCAAACCACGTTGAAGCATCAGAAATAAAGGATCTCATCGATTTCCT CCATCATGTCGTCCATTATGAAGGTCAGGGAGGACCTGTGCAGGCGAACAGCAAGCCCAGACCTGAGGTACTTGCTCTCCTTGGTAAAGCATCCGAGAGACTTAGACCAGACGTGCAGCACCTTTTTTCTCACTTGAAACCTGACATAAACACTTCCATCTATGCCGCCACCCACCCGAAGCTTGCACAAAATTCAGGACAATGA
- the LOC104433232 gene encoding F-box protein SKIP28 isoform X1 — MPNLSFDVDHASPEDENIGELTVPGQPHEALLLVLPYLSLSGLIAVGEACTSLRDALRDDVLPWLELVVDDPLSRRMCDEILIEITSKANGKLRTLGLFNCTKITDGGLQTVIERNPLINKLYVPGCTSLTPEGVINAVKTLSTHGNILQSIKINGIYNLQKQHLQVLRSYVRVNPKTLEHKCSTHFGLEGDCNICPVDVEICPKCNEVRKVFICPIETCVRKRDRRLSECRGCSSCIPRCIQCGACVEPDDLEEAEAICADILCMRCWLQLPKCDFCNKPYCKQHAERRLNPSGSRGFVCELCAVYEEDDIDV, encoded by the exons ATGCCAAACCTATCGTTCGATGTCGATCATGCGTCTCCCGAGGATGAGAACATAGGTGAGCTGACGGTACCGGGTCAACCCCATGAGGCCCTGCTCCTGGTCTTGCCTTATCTCAGCTTATCTGGGCTGATTGCCGTGGGCGAAGCGTGCACGTCTCTGAGAGATGCCCTGCGCGACGATGTTCTGCCGTGGCTGGAACTCGTTGTCGACGATCCTTTGAGTCGGCGGATGTGTGATGAGATACTTATCGAGATCACTTCAAAGGCAAATGGGAAGCTCCGGACACTGGGGCtattcaattgcacaaaaatcACAGACGGCGGGCTTCAAACTGTTATAGAGAGAAATCCTCTCATCAACAAG TTATATGTACCGGGATGTACGAGCTTAACACCAGAGGGAGTCATAAACGCTGTGAAGACTCTATCAACACATGGTAACATTTTACAGTCCATAAAGATCAATGGCATCTACAATCTACAGAAGCAACACCTTCAAGTGCTTCGATCCTACGTTCGAGTGAATCCCAAAACGCTGGAGCACAAGTGCTCCACGCACTTTGGACTCGAGGGTGACTGCAATATTTGTCCTGTCGATGTGGAAATCTGTCCAAAATGCAACGAGGTGAGGAAGGTCTTTATCTGCCCTATAGAAACATGCGTGAGGAAGAGAGACCGGCGATTAAGTGAATGCAGAGGATGCAGCTCTTGTATTCCGAGGTGCATCCAGTGTGGCGCATGCGTCGAACCTGACGATCTAGAGGAAGCCGAGGCTATTTGTGCGGACATCTTATGCATGAGGTGCTGGCTCCAACTACCCAAGTGTGATTTCTGCAACAAGCCATACTGCAAGCAACATGCGGAGCGGCGGCTCAATCCTTCAGGGTCTCGGGGGTTTGTTTGTGAGTTGTGTGCTGTATACGAGGAGGATGATATTGATGTATAG